The following coding sequences are from one Streptomyces sp. NBC_01232 window:
- a CDS encoding trypsin-like serine peptidase, protein MRRNRPVTAIVCAATLALTAAACGPGDGEAGGDAKPTVAASLPGQDGIKIPDQLKDKLKEHGIDLEKWKGGEWKNWKREDWLREAGDYVNPIIEDLWDPDRMRDAEQPQRPSVDPDAGKDQGVTDPTPVPVTAKQATAPYNRSVPESGKVFFDGPEGSMVCSATVVKDPARPGKSNMVWTAGHCVHAGKAGGWYRNIAFVPSYNNAGKPAAQLKGAPRSQVAPFGVWWSDWAQTSDQWIATGGPTGGAGAPYDFAVLHVTPEKGSGKSLEETVGSALPVEFNAQAVPKVAGITATGYPAAAPFDGQRAFQCTDRPGRLSLKANDPVMYRIGCTMTGGSSGGGWVAAGADGRPALVSNTSIGPAKAGWLAGPRLGPEAKGVFDAVSGKFK, encoded by the coding sequence ATGCGACGGAACCGACCGGTCACCGCGATAGTGTGCGCGGCCACGCTCGCGCTGACCGCGGCTGCCTGCGGCCCCGGCGACGGGGAGGCCGGCGGCGACGCCAAGCCGACCGTCGCGGCGAGCCTTCCCGGCCAGGACGGGATCAAGATCCCGGACCAGCTCAAGGACAAGCTCAAGGAGCACGGAATCGACCTGGAGAAGTGGAAGGGGGGTGAGTGGAAGAACTGGAAGAGAGAGGACTGGCTCCGCGAGGCGGGCGACTACGTCAACCCGATCATCGAGGACCTCTGGGACCCCGACCGCATGCGTGACGCCGAGCAGCCCCAGCGTCCCTCCGTCGACCCGGACGCGGGCAAGGACCAGGGCGTCACCGACCCGACTCCGGTGCCGGTGACGGCCAAGCAGGCCACCGCGCCCTACAACCGGAGCGTTCCGGAGTCCGGCAAGGTCTTCTTCGACGGCCCCGAGGGCTCCATGGTCTGCTCCGCGACCGTGGTCAAGGACCCGGCCCGCCCCGGCAAGTCGAACATGGTCTGGACTGCGGGCCACTGCGTGCACGCGGGCAAGGCCGGCGGCTGGTACCGCAACATCGCCTTCGTCCCGTCCTACAACAACGCGGGCAAGCCGGCGGCGCAGCTCAAGGGCGCGCCCCGTTCGCAGGTGGCCCCGTTCGGCGTCTGGTGGAGCGACTGGGCGCAGACCTCCGACCAGTGGATCGCGACCGGCGGTCCGACCGGCGGCGCGGGTGCCCCGTACGACTTCGCCGTGCTGCACGTGACGCCCGAGAAGGGCAGCGGCAAGTCGCTGGAGGAGACGGTCGGTTCGGCGCTCCCCGTGGAGTTCAACGCCCAGGCCGTGCCGAAGGTCGCGGGCATCACGGCGACGGGCTACCCGGCGGCGGCTCCGTTCGACGGTCAGCGCGCCTTCCAGTGCACGGACAGGCCGGGCCGGCTCTCCCTGAAGGCGAACGACCCGGTGATGTACCGCATCGGCTGCACGATGACCGGCGGTTCCTCGGGCGGCGGCTGGGTCGCGGCGGGCGCCGACGGCAGGCCGGCACTGGTGTCGAACACCTCGATCGGCCCGGCCAAGGCGGGCTGGCTCGCCGGACCGCGGCTGGGTCCGGAGGCGAAGGGCGTCTTCGACGCCGTCAGCGGCAAGTTCAAGTAA